A stretch of DNA from Pseudomonadales bacterium:
CATCAGGCCCGCATCGATGCCGCCATCGCCGGGTGGACGGCAACGCTCAGTGCTGCGGAGGTAGTTGCCACGCTGGAGGCTGCCGATGTCCCGGTAGGACTGATCTACGACGCACAGGACATGCTGAACGATCCACAGTACCAGGCGCGCGGAATGTTCGAAGAGGTCGAAGTACCCGGCGGCACACTCACCATCCCCGCCCTGCTGCCGAAGCTTGCCCGCACACCGGGAACCACCCGCTGGGGCGGTCCCGAAGTCGGCGTGCATCGGGACAGTGTATTGAAGGACCTGGGCTACAGTGCTGCGGAGATCGAAGCGCTGGCGGCAAACGGCGACATCTGATAACTGCCGGTCGATCAGCAGTCCTCCGCGGAATCGGTCAGCCCGGCGGCAGCGGCTTGAGCAGAAAGTGTCCATGGCACAAGGCAATGGGCTTTTCCCGGCTCTCCTGCCAGATCTCCGCGCGCACATTGGCCACCCGTCGTCCGCGACGATTGACGATGGCACGACCGTAAGTGGTCACCGCGCGACCGGAGCGCAGATAGTCGAAATTGACATCGATGGTCTTCGGTAAGCGCTCGCAGTCGGTCTCATAGAGCAGCTGCAGCACCGCGGTGATCTCCAGGAACGCCCCGATCACCCCGCCGTGAATTGCCGGCAGAATCGGGTTGCCGATCAGATGCTCGCCAAAGGGCAGCACGGTGATCACTTCGGTACCCTGCTGCTGCACTTCGACCCCGAGGAACCTGGCGTAGGGCAGGTGCTCCACCACAGCCACCATGTCCTGTCCCTGTCCGCTGGCACGGAGTTCAGTGAGCAGCTTCATGGGGTCTGCTCTGTACGTGGTTCATTGCGGGTGCCGAGCATGAAGGTCGCGACACAGGTCGCAACCGGATCCTCCGGGGAGGTGTGAAATGCGCAGGCACGCACAAAGGCCACATCCGCCGTGCGCTTGTAGCACTCGCCCGTTGCCCACAGGTCCTCTCCCACAGTGGCGGGTCCCATGTAGTCGATGCGCAGATCGAGGGTGGCGATCGCCACTTCCTCTCTGCTCTGCTCCAGGGGTCT
This window harbors:
- a CDS encoding PaaI family thioesterase, which produces MKLLTELRASGQGQDMVAVVEHLPYARFLGVEVQQQGTEVITVLPFGEHLIGNPILPAIHGGVIGAFLEITAVLQLLYETDCERLPKTIDVNFDYLRSGRAVTTYGRAIVNRRGRRVANVRAEIWQESREKPIALCHGHFLLKPLPPG
- a CDS encoding PaaI family thioesterase is translated as MEIKEDYSQVPHAAAIGIVTTALPDGRPAMRLPYAAHLVGDPDTGVIHGGVITALLDQTAGMLARPLEQSREEVAIATLDLRIDYMGPATVGEDLWATGECYKRTADVAFVRACAFHTSPEDPVATCVATFMLGTRNEPRTEQTP